The DNA region aaagaCATGAAGTGTCTCTTTTTCAGCtggtatattattaaataaaatagtgaTATTGTTTAGGTTCCTACTACAAACACAATTAAGAAGGAGATAGTGAAAATCTATGAGAATGAACGAGCTACAACTTTGAAGTTGTTGGATAGTCTTGATGGAAGAGTGGCCATTACATCAGACATGTGGACTTCAACAAGTCAGAAGAGGGGGTATATGGCTATTACAGCTCATTACGTTGATGGCTGTTGGAATTTACAAAGCCAGATTTTGAggtaataaaacaatttgaactttttatattattaggccttttattttataaaatgattgaatatgattatattatatctctttttttggttgtttttatattatatctctATTTTTATGTTAGGTTCATTTATGTTCATGCTCCTCATACAAGTGATAGACTTTGCAATGCATTAACTGACTGTTTGATGGATTGGAATATTGACACAAAACTGTCAACTATCACCCTAGATAATTGTACCACAAATGATGCtatgattgataaaattaaggataaattgcACTTAGGTAGTTTGCTTAGGGATGGGTCTTTACTTCACATGCGTTGTTGTGCTCACATCCTTAATTTGATAGTAAAAGATGGGTTGGAAGTGGTGAAAGAAGGTATAGAAAATATTCAGGATAGTGTGGCATATTGGACAGCAACACCTAAGAGGAAGGAAAAATTTGAGGAAACGGCTAAACAGTTGAGAATCCCTTACACTAAGAATTTGGCATTAGACTATCCAACTAGATGGAACTCAACTTATAAAATGCTTGAAATTGCCATAGGATATGAAGAtgtatttcttcaattaaaGTAGCGAGAGTCTCAATATACTTGTTTGCCAAGTACTTTACAGTGGCAATTTGCAAAGGATGTTTGTGGGAGATTGAAGTTGTTCAATACTATCACTGAATTATTTTCTTCTACTAAACATCCAACTGCTAATTTGTATTTTCCAAATATATGTGAGATTAAGTTGGCAATCAAACAATGGATTACCTCTCCTAACCCAATGATTCAACAAATGGCAAAAAAtatgatgatcaaatttgataaatattgggGTGTGATTCATAATGTGATGGGAGTTGCTACTATTTTAGATCCTAGGTACATGATGGAGTTGCTTgagtattattatgaaaaattgtatGAACATGATTCTTTTACTCAAGTGAGGTGCATTCAACAATTGTGTTATGACTTAGTTTCTGATTACCAAATGAAAATGAACAAAGACTCTTTTGGTAGTAATGTTGGTGATGTTACTGGTAGTGAAGTTGTTGGTAATGCATTATCTAAGTATGATAGATttattataaggaaaaaaagggCTAGAAGTTCTTATGTTAAATTAGAGTTAGACCACTATTTAGAagaagaggttttaccaagagCTGTTGACTTTGATATTTTGATGTGGTGGAAGTTTAATGGTGTTAAGTATCCAACAGTTCAAGCAATTGCTAAGGATATATTAGCTATTTCGGTATCTACCATAGCTTCAAAATCCACATTTAGCACTGGTGGTCAAATATTCAGCCCACATCATAGTTGACTTCAATGGACTACTTTAGGGGCTTTAATGTGCGCTAGAAGTTGGTTGTGGAGTGGTGAAAATACTAGTAAAGTTTTATTCGTATATGTTGTTAAATTGATATTTGTGTTTATTCAAGAACTAATACttgtaatgtatttttataGGTTCTATGAGCTATAAAGTTGTTGCTGAATGTGCTAATGTAATGAATGAAATGGTTTCAGATGAAGGTAAATAATGttctaaatttcattttttttgttattatataatataagcttttgttctaatttttatttcttttatgcaGGTGAAATGATGGGTGCTGGTGTCACTAATTTGGAGGAATGATTAACATTTATTTGCTGAACAATTtaagttgtttctttttttattatgtaatttgaAAGAATGAAACATGTTTAAGTTGCTGATGTAACATtccatttttcatatataaatttttttgttaaaaaaatagagtttagaaaatgatgaggtttttttataattaaataaataaggagaaataaatttattaattaaaataatggtttgagagaaaataaaaagagtattttatttattcatttgataggaaaaaaaatagagtttctttttataaaataaaaaaaataaataaataaagaaaataataggtTGAGTATcatagctataaatagagacatcttAGGTAAGTTTTTGACGATACTTCCTACGCCTCCTCTtcctttcaattttgttttctcttctccTCCTCTAAAAACCCTATCTTTTCCCGCATACtgccaaacctgtctcagaaaaagggcaatctcggactcattcaccgttggatcatcatGAAATTTGGGCACCAGGTTCGAAACACATTTCTGAACATTCTCACCATTGGGAGTTATGAAAACATGTCTGACctgagagaaataccctttgcatcgtagctttttctttttccatagaAACCCAAAACCATCTCAGTAAAAATATGATCctggattcgttaaccgttggattgtcgtgaaattttgatatgaggATTGTGATTCATTTCTGAGCATATTCACTGTTGAGATTTCTATAATAAGGTCTGTTGAGGGAGAAATACTCATCACACATAGATAGtggaatggaggcttcaatcccttctccatctctctaacgtttgggaaccctatcagagcagtcagaggaaaaacttgaggaatttCAGGAAACCTCTAGAGACGCCGCTATTGTTGTCACAATACACATGTGAGtccacttagaggtaagggatgagtttatcgcaattggagttagaatgaacatgtgtagggatccttggAGGATTAAATTgcgtttattttgggatgtttattaaattgtaatttttcctttatgattataaatacaatattgatgtcctgatgcaaattggttgataaaatagggtactcttggtgttttcatttttttatactcttTGTGAGTAGGTGATAAAATGAACCTGTGATGAAtggtgaaatacatgtgtattgagatgtgtgtattgagttgtgagctatgaactgtccAATCatacaattgtaagaccctttaagggagACAAGTTTTTGcgtgacgagtattgtgatgagatccactgtgcgaacccgacgagtttaatcacaagtgtgatgagataaaattattttgaaaacaattgaaaagtcgtgtgtattgcatagttcataggtaaagtgtaaaTGATTCATGacgtgtgataacatgttaaattgggatcataccattgtgattgagaccgagtgtatgtgataaattgagtatgtattgacttgtaatatatatgtgcattgagatgttgtgtgcattgagttatgtagtatgaattatacaatcacatgactataagaccctttaagggcgatgagttaatgcacgacgagtattgtgatgggaaccacTGTGGGGACCCGACGACTTTAATCACAAGTGCGACGAGATAAAAttttttgagaataattgaggtGTCGTGTGTTttatacagttcatagataaagtctgtgtgctaaaatgttttctaggttgggcctgaatcaggagggagaggccctaacgcactcttcggagtgtaggccttgggggtaaatataCCCGGTttaagtgctcctttaagcctatgttgatcccatatggttggagcattttcACAAAACAGCGTGACCCTAACTGgtttccctatgattttacctagtgagagtgacctgacttgctagtgtgtggtttgtcttgtcatgtactcctaggcgcccaaCGAGgattttcactgacatggtaccacattgcatataggattgagtcttagtgtacaTGTTGTATAACGcgtgtgtattgatcgatattgattgatttagtgatattgtgttttgatcattgagtacgtgaatgttgtgaaaacggATGAGACGTGTGGTGTTGTGCAACAAAGTGGTGAAATGacatgagctatgtttaagtcagttttattttgtttatatgatatttatacccacatgttgtcttgtttctctccattagttaggaatatgataactcactccatgtgtgttgtttgtgtttggatcttgtgatgatctcaaactttgtgttcgtggaagcagatgactaggtgaattgctttaaggaaccttgtgctgaagaacGTCAGGACACAATgctttgataggatgtgacattggggcatgagttttgtttaattacatgatgttttgagcaaaaaaaaatgtttctgacAAGTTTATCTGGTAATAATgaaatgaatgtgagccttttacccttttgaaaggattttatttaaatgtgttttaagaactttaaattaattatgatttcttatttcttttattattagtacatatatgtgtggggtagagggCATCACGGCTGAACAGAATCATATGCTAAACAGAATGAAACATGTTGAAGGACAACCAACATAGTATATTAGTATCTCTTTTTTTGCTAAACAGAATCATATGCTACTTTTTGTTGGGACAACATATATTTAGATGGTACTGTATTTTGGGGGGAAATAAATATGCATGTCCTTAATTCCTCATGCAATAcccaaattttatgattttaattgaattgattgatttgtttaagtaattttttaaattatgataatgatcccatattttgaatttggctttgttattgtttttttgcTACGTAATTGCTTTTTagccccaatttttttttccattttttccaaaaagttacaatattttttctttttttaaaaaaaaatttaatcaatactAGCGGGGGCGTGGCGGAGGTGGGAAATGCATTACCCGTCCCCGTTTCACCCCGTTGCCATGCCTAGTAGTGTTGTAATTTGttgatatatttttcttgtCTAACAGTATTCAGACATAAATCCTTCACATTTTTAACCTTTTCCATGTAAATCCTTCCTTCTTCCTCAACCATAACCAACCTTATTAAGTTAGCGACCGCATCACTTGTGAATGATCCATCTCGTTCGTTCTTAGGAATTGAATACCCCATCTTCTTCACTTCCAACACCCTTGAGTTCAATCCGTGGTCTGCAAGAAACATTAACAAAACTAGAGGTTTTTCATTCTAAACAACCTCCACCACAGAGGTCCAACCAGAGTGAGTCAAAACCCCACCAACTGCCTTGTGGCTCAATACCTTCAACTATGGTGCCCAACCGGGGCTTACTATTCCACACCATTTGGTTTGCTCTTTGAACCTTTTTGGTAACTGTAACATATATGGGTCACATGGCCCACGTTGAACCCTTAGCagacaaaaaaatgaatatttgattCCTCCAAACCTAGAGCTATTTGTGtcacttcaacttgacttggtTTTGCTTAGTTTCCAAACGACACGTACACCACACTCCTACATTGTTTTTTGTCCAACTAATTATTCATCCACTGCCATGTGGTGTTATCCTCGTCTCCCTCGAATTCTCTATTGATGAGTTGACCCACGGGGATAACCAATTTCTGGTAAATGTTCTCTAGCATTTCAAACCACTTTGGTTTGAACTCGGTACACCTTTTAATCACTACAATATCACAGTTCTAGATAACTACACCAAAATGGTACATGTCAAAAATGCTTGAGTCATTATCAGAGACAACATCAAAGTTTCTCTTCATCTTAAAGTGTCGATAAGCCACAATTGTCGAAAAAGAGATCCGCGACGAAGGAACTATGAAGTCTTTGATTTTTGCTCTGACGGGATCATCACCAATGAGAActgtgtgaatgtatgtatacatgattttgatgatgtaaaagaagaatctaacaaggctgcttcaaatgataagcattttcttcaagaataattcaagattgcttcaacaaacaaagccttgtttcaagattcactaaagaccaagtcttgccttaaaacaaagtgctttcaagacatgcaaggctctggtaatcgattaccaggaagtgtaatcgattaccagaagacagggttgagcaatagctgttgaaaaggattttgaattttcaacatgtaatcgattaccatatgtctgtaatcgattactagcaacGAAAtttctgaaattcaaattcaaaagtcatgacccttcaaattataactgtgtaatcgattacacaaacattgtaatcgattaccagtggagagttttcagaaaatctgccaacagtcacatcttttcattggatttgtgaatgaccatcaaaggcctataaataggtgacttgggcacgaattaaaga from Glycine soja cultivar W05 chromosome 8, ASM419377v2, whole genome shotgun sequence includes:
- the LOC114424143 gene encoding zinc finger BED domain-containing protein RICESLEEPER 2-like, whose protein sequence is MEDISFSPERIYPIPSPINEPPSPSPSPIDQTPSPIQVDLSPSPSPINVDHTPSHHEDEVNNAEAQGEICRLKSKIWQHFKKIKVNGLDKAECKYCKKLLGGKSKNGTKHLWQHNEICVQYKIFMRGMKDQTFLTLKVVQGKQELGTGTYDAKCAREELEKAIIMHEYPLSIMDHLGFRRYSAALQPVFQVPTTNTIKKEIVKIYENERATTLKLLDSLDGRVAITSDMWTSTSQKRGYMAITAHYVDGCWNLQSQILRFIYVHAPHTSDRLCNALTDCLMDWNIDTKLSTITLDNCTTNDAMIDKIKDKLHLGSLLRDGSLLHMRCCAHILNLIVKDGLEVVKEGIENIQDSVAYWTATPKRKEKFEETAKQLRIPYTKNLALDYPTRWNSTYKMLEIAIGYEDVFLQLK